Proteins from one Telopea speciosissima isolate NSW1024214 ecotype Mountain lineage chromosome 1, Tspe_v1, whole genome shotgun sequence genomic window:
- the LOC122649009 gene encoding anamorsin homolog, producing the protein MDVSVIKGNILTLTDEVVIPISAVSTAIKALGSEVAVQNDPLIITQASSLKELPVQSSSLDIVVSISRTLELLGGQLLEEISRVLKPGGVVLIQILQQPSSTLERKILMAGFLEPQVLQLKPFVQQVYIQSLTIKAKKPSWKVGSSFSINKKAQSLPKVQINGDMYLIDEDSLLTEEDLKKPQLPPVGDCEVGSTRKACKNCTCGRVEVEQKVQKLGLTAEQLNNPQSACGNCGLGDAFRCGTCPYKGLPQFKLGDKVSLTGNFLVADI; encoded by the exons ATG GATGTGAGTGTTATAAAGGGAAACATTCTTACACTTACAGACGAAGTGGTCATACCTATCAGTGCAGTTTCAACTGCAATTAAGGCACTTGGGAGTGAAGTGGCTGTGCAGAATGATCCTCTAATCATCACCCAAGCCTCATCTCTAa AAGAGCTGCCGGTTCAGTCCTCCTCTCTGGATATAGTTGTCTCGATCTCAAGGACACTTGAACTTCTTGGAGGTCAATTACTTGAAGAGATATCCAGAGTGTTGAAACCTGGTGGGGTGGTCCTAATTCAGATTCTGCAGCAGCCAAGCTCTACACTTGAACGTAAAATACTGATGGCGGGATTCCTTGAACCACAAGTTCTCCAACTCAAACCATTTGTACAGCAAGTTTACATTCAGTCCCTTACG ATTAAGGCCAAAAAACCTTCTTGGAAGGTTGGTTCATCGTTTTCCATCAACAAGAAGGCACAAAGTTTGCCAAAAGTCCAAATTAATGGTGACATGTATCTTATTGATGAAGATAGTCTTTTGACAGAGGAAGACTTGAAGAAACCACAATTGCCACCTG TTGGTGATTGTGAAGTTGGAAGCACAAGGAAAGCTTGTAAGAATTGCACTTGTGGACGGGTTGAGGTAGAACAGAAAGTGCAGAAGCTGGGATTGACTGCAGAACAACTGAACAACCCTCAATCTGCATGTGGCAAT TGTGGGCTAGGAGATGCATTCCGGTGCGGTACATGCCCTTACAAGGGTCTCCCCCAATTCAAATTGGGTGACAAG GTCTCGCTCACTGGAAACTTCCTTGTTGCTGACATTTGA